Proteins from a single region of Strix aluco isolate bStrAlu1 chromosome 5, bStrAlu1.hap1, whole genome shotgun sequence:
- the ATF4 gene encoding cyclic AMP-dependent transcription factor ATF-4: MSLLNNEMLLGDSLSPFSQPCSVAEESLGLLDDYLEVAKPLSSHGFSSDKAKAVSSNWLAVDSLGNTIDSSQEDAFSGMEWMVEKMDLKEFDFDALLGMEHLEATVSPDELMATLEDTCDLLFNSTIQEFHNKEPPLITDLITHLPESPIGADPMAPLASLWSFPLSPGSLTSTPDHSFSLELGSEVDVLEGERKQEGPTFVVVIAKSEKEEENHSDDSGICMSPDSYLGTPQHSPTNSVGSTNDNQFPTDANCSSVRSKPYDHPAEKAGSAKMKGEKKIDKKLKKMEQNKTAATRYRQKKRAEQEALSGECRELEQKNQALKEKADSLSKEIQYLKDLIEEVRKAKGKRARVPE, encoded by the exons ATGAGCCTCTTGAACAACGAGATGCTGTTGGGGGATTCATTATCCCCCTTCAGCCAGCCGTGTTCGGTGGCTGAGGAAAGTCTGGGACTCCTAGATGACTACCTGGAGGTGGCCAAGCCCCTCAGTTCGCATGGGTTCTCCAGCGACAAGGCTAAGGCAGTCTCCTCCAATTGGCTTGCTGTGGACAGTTTAGGCAACACCATAGATAGCAGCCAGG AGGATGCCTTCTCTGGCATGGAGTGGATGGTGGAGAAGATGGATCTGAAGGAATTTGACTTTGATGCCCTGTTAGGTATGGAACATCTGGAAGCCACCGTCTCACCAGACGAGCTGATGGCCACGTTGGAAGACACGTGTGATCTCCTATTTAACTCTACCATCCAGGAATTTCACAACAAAGAACCTCCACTGATAACTGACCTAATCACCCATCTCCCCGAATCTCCAATTGGAGCAGATCCAATGGCCCCACTGGCTTCCCTTTGgtcttttcccctttccccagggTCTCTGACTTCCACTCCAGACCATTCATTTAGTTTAGAACTAGGTAGTGAAGTGGATgttctggaaggagaaagaaaacaggagggCCCCACCTTTGTGGTAGTGATCGCCAAGtctgagaaagaggaggagaaccATTCTGATGATAGTGGAATATGCATGAGCCCAGACTCCTACCTTGGAACACCCCAGCATAGTCCTACCAATTCAGTTGGATCCACCAATGACAACCAGTTCCCTACAGATGCCAACTGTAGCTCTGTGCGGTCCAAACCATATGATCATCCTGCAGAGAAGGCAGGGTCAGCAAagatgaaaggagaaaagaaaatagataaaaaattgaaaaagatgGAGCAGAATAAGACGGCTGCCACACGTTACCGGCAGAAGAAGAGGGCGGAACAGGAGGCATTGTCTGGGGAGTGCAGAGAGTTAGAGCAGAAAAACCAGGCCCTGAAGGAGAAAGCAGATTCCCTTAGTAAGGAAATTCAGTACTTAAAAGATCTGATTGAAGAGGTCcgcaaggccaagggcaagagagCTAGAGTCCCTGAGTAG
- the RPS19BP1 gene encoding active regulator of SIRT1, translating into MSASLLRRGLELLEAPGRGKALPALQRGRDGLRAAGTVRRRKRAPDPGRNKATVKGRVVKSAIEEYHKKKAVNHLRENLQYMLKGRFVADKAITEQVLAQNRGRKSKDQPPKKAAKKKPEGTVFTEEDFRKFEREYFGRP; encoded by the exons ATGTCGGCTTCCCTGCTGCGGCGCGGCTTGGAGCTGCTGGAGGCGCCGG GCCGGGGAAAGGCCCTACCGGCACTCCAGCGGGGGCGGGACGGTCTCAGGGCGGCGGGCACTGTGAGGCGGAGGAAGAGGGCGCCGGATCCCGGGAGGAACAAGGCCACGGTTAAGGGCAGAGTCGTGAAGTCGGCGATAG AGGAGTATCATAAGAAGAAGGCTGTGAATCACTTGAGAGAAAACCTGCAGTACATGTTGAAGGGACGATTTGTTGCAGACAAAGCCATTACAGAACAG GTTCTTGCTCAGAACAGAGGCAGGAAGTCCAAAGATCAGCCTCCAAAGAAGGCGGCAAAGAAGAAGCCCGAGGGAACGGTCTTTACTGAGGAAGATTTCCGTAAATTTGAGAGAGAATACTTTGGGAGACCATAA